A single genomic interval of Daucus carota subsp. sativus chromosome 1, DH1 v3.0, whole genome shotgun sequence harbors:
- the LOC108201011 gene encoding (S)-coclaurine N-methyltransferase gives MTLKKMMEVPYAATVRVMLASLERNLLPDAVIRQLTRLLLSSRLRLGYAPSAHLQLAQLLHFAHSLRDLPIAIKTEDPKVQHYELPTSFFKLVLGENLKYSCCYFNDTSSTLDDAEKAMLETYCERSGLEDGHTVLDVGCGWGSLSIFIAKKYSNCKITGICNSNTQKAFIEERCRDLDLHNVEIIVADISTYDMEASYDRIFSIEMFEHMKNYKELLKKISRWMKPDSLLFVHHFCHKTFAYHFEDIDEDDWITRYFFSGGTMPSANLLLYFQDDVSVVNHWLVNGKHYAQTSEEWLKRMDKNMGSVRPIMESTYGKDSAVKWTVYWRTFFIAVAELFGYSNGEEWMVAHFLFKRK, from the exons atgacaTTGAAGAAGATGATGGAGGTACCCTACGCAGCTACCGTACGTGTGATGCTAGCTTCCCTCGAACGTAACTTACTTCCCGATGCTGTCATTCGACAACTCACTCGTCTTCTCTTATCCTCTCGTTTGCGACTCGGTTACGCTCCCTCTGCTCATCTTCAACTCGCTCAACTCCTTCACTTCGCTCACT CTCTTAGAGACTTGCCCATAGCCATCAAGACTGAGGACCCCAAAGTTCAACACTATGAACTGCCAACCTCTTTCTTCAAGCTTGTTCTGGGGGAGAATCTCAAATACAG TTGTTGCTACTTCAATGATACATCAAGCACCTTGGACGATGCTGAGAAAGCAATGTTGGAAACATACTGTGAAAGATCAGGACTCGAAGATGGTCACACTGTTCTCGATGTTGGATGTGGCTGGGGATCCTTATCTATTTTCATAGCAAAGAAATATAGCAACTGCAAAATTACTGGTATCTGCAATTCAAATACCCAAAAGGCGTTCATCGAGGAACGCTGCCG GGATCTCGATCTCCACAACGTGGAGATCATTGTTGCAGATATTAGCACGTATGATATGGAAGCATCCTATGACCGCATATTTTCTATTGAGATGTTTGAG CATATGAAAAACTACAAGGAACTTCTGAAGAAGATATCACGGTGGATGAAACCTGACAGTCTTCTATTTGTCCATCATTTCTGCCATAAAACATTTGCTTACCACTTCGAG GACATAGATGAAGATGACTGGATCACTAGGTACTTCTTTTCTGGTGGTACTATGCCTTCAGCAAATCTGCTCCTATATTTTCAG GATGATGTTTCAGTTGTCAACCATTGGCTCGTCAATGGGAAACATTATGCACAAACAAG TGAAGAATGGCTTAAAAGAATGGACAAGAACATGGGTTCTGTAAGGCCAATAATGGAATCTACATATGGTAAAGATTCAGCTGTTAAGTGGACTGTCTACTGGAGGACATTTTTCATTGCAGTTGCAGAATTGTTTGGATACAGTAACGGAGAAGAATGGATGGTTGCACATTTTTTGTTTAAGAGAAAATGA
- the LOC108214318 gene encoding uncharacterized protein At4g33100 has translation MGFLRSEKKAPTPASTSPCANLRAAYDKCFNRWYSEKFLKGQWDKEECVSEWNKYRDCLSQHLDDKHLARFLEAEGIGNMIHQVDASSPKGAPT, from the exons ATGGGTTTTCTAAGATCCGAGAAAAAAGCACCAACTCCAGCTTCAACGTCCCCCTGTGCCAATCTCAGAGCTGCTTATGATAAATGCTTCAACAG ATGGTATTCTGAGAAATTCTTGAAGGGTCAGTGGGACAAAGAGGAATGCGTTTCTGAGTGGAACAAGTACAGAGATTGTCTCTCA CAACATTTGGATGATAAGCACCTGGCCAGATTCTTAGAGGCCGAAGGGATTGGCAATATGATCCATCAAGTTGATGCTTCGAGTCCCAAAGGCGCTCCTACATGA
- the LOC108222851 gene encoding probable LRR receptor-like serine/threonine-protein kinase At1g74360, translating into MDRINQLSGHLLTQPINFGIRGKHGLPRFLYLKSQLFACMKSQQTTLQVHFLPQNLAMAFINSTPFFIILIVSSTSFSSAFAGSVVEDLNNLKPPPNFKQTITNNCQLNPSLRYCNATPHDLDEIFKSTIVASHLCRESKNPNCVESFPKINLRDRPKIAPLYLSFSFFWKYCPLTIVVIDISHNSLRGEFPSDVFHCTQIRRLDLSHNELSGEVPIQNFSLLNNLTMLNISYNYFSETKISDAQFLKRFNSSSFIHSGLLPDHNKFKIKAVLLLILFPLVVILFVVLLSWLCFWRPDFLPRMFRRKYKFTPAMLKAETDGFSKSNLVRRSAKTDIYRGVLRDGSRVRIEIYKSSASRENRRKFVEECRVLVELCHENLVQVLGWCDSRRLKAVVTEWVDEYNVEMWLSSTAPQWKYRVGVLMGIVEGMSYLQEGWPEVDYDLKTSSILFSQNEEPMISRFRVEEHHSCTRKIYKFGVLVLEMVTNRRPREFEGNEVSFVEWVTEYYPGNSEEVIDEKLSRAGHDLDHATEALELGLMCTETTQGQQPSLDEVYDVISRLHRCCVA; encoded by the exons ATGGATCGAATAAACCAGCTTAGTGGTCACTTACTCACTCAACCCATAAATTTTGGTATTCGTGGGAAACATGGCCTCCCTCGTTTCCTATACTTAAAATCACAACTATTTGCTTGCATGAAATCTCAGCAAACAACACTACAAGTCCATTTTCTCCCACAAAATCTAGCTATGGCTTTCATCAATTCTACTCCATTCTTCATCATACTCATCGTCTCATCAACTTCATTTTCTTCAGCATTTGCTGGATCAGTTGTAGAAGATCTCAATAATTTAAAACCACCtccaaattttaaacaaaccaTCACAAATAACTGCCAACTCAACCCATCCTTAAGGTACTGCAATGCCACACCTCATGATCTTGATGAAATATTCAAGTCGACAATTGTTGCAAGCCACTTGTGCCGCgaatccaaaaatccaaattgtGTCGAATCATTTCCCAAAATTAATCTCAGGGATCGTCCGAAAATTGCACCATTGTACTTGTCATTCTCATTCTTCTGGAAATATTGCCCCTTGACAATTGTAGTGATTGACATATCCCACAATTCTCTGAGAGGTGAGTTCCCTTCTGATGTTTTTCATTGTACGCAAATTCGGAGACTCGATTTGAGTCATAATGAGTTATCAGGGGAGGTTCCAATCCAGAACTTTTCGCTTCTCAATAATCTGACAATGTTGAATATTTCTTACAATTATTTTTCTGAAACAAAAATCTCTGACGCTCAGTTTCTGAAACGGTTCAATTCTTCGAGTTTTATTCATTCGGGGCTCCTCCCGGATCACAACAAGTTCAAGATCAAGGCCGTCttgttgttaattttgtttCCACTGGTGGTGATTCTTTTTGTGGTTTTGTTAAGTTGGTTATGTTTCTGGAGGCCTGATTTTTTACCTAGAATGTTTCGAAGAAAATACAAATTTACACCGGCTATGCTGAAAGCCGAAACGGATGGATTTTCGAAGAGTAATTTAGTGAGGAGAAGTGCTAAAACGGATATCTACAGAGGTGTACTTAGAGATGGAAGCAGAGTGAGAATTGAGATTTACAAAAGTAGTGCTTCGAGGGAGAATCGAAGAAAGTTTGTTGAAGAATGTCGAGTTCTTGTTGAATTATGCCATGAGAATTTAGTGCAGGTTCTTGGTTGGTGTGACAGTAGGAGGCTAAAAGCAGTGGTTACAGAGTGGGTTGATGAATATAACGTTGAAATGTGGCTGTCTTCGACGGCTCCTCAGTGGAAATACAGAGTCGGAGTCTTGATGGGGATTGTAGAAGGGATGAGTTATCTACAGGAGGGGTGGCCTGAAGTTGATTATGACCTTAAAACCAGCAGCATATTATTTTCTCAAAATGAAGAGCCAATGATTTCAAGGTTTCGAGTCGAGGAGCACCACAGCTGCACCAGAA AGATCTACAAGTTCGGTGTGTTGGTTTTGGAGATGGTCACAAACAGGAGGCCACGAGAATTCGAGGGCAACGAAGTGAGTTTTGTGGAGTGGGTAACAGAGTATTATCCTGGAAATTCAGAGGAAGTGATTGATGAAAAATTGAGCAGAGCAGGACACGATTTGGATCATGCGACAGAGGCCTTAGAGCTGGGATTGATGTGCACTGAAACTACACAGGGTCAGCAGCCAAGCTTAGATGAAGTTTATGATGTTATTTCAAGGCTTCACAGGTGTTGCGTGGCTTAA
- the LOC108204921 gene encoding PHD finger protein ALFIN-LIKE 4: MDGGGQHYNPRTVEEVFRDFKSRRAGMIKALTTDVEEFYQQCDPEKENLCLYGFPNERWEVNLPAEEVPPELPEPALGINFARDGMQEKDWLSLVAVHSDAWLLAVAFYFGARFGFDKADRKRLFNMINDLPTIYEAVTTGASKKQSKEKSAVSNHGNNKPKSNPKRITESEVKFPKGPEPKDDDEDEEGLEEEEDEHGDALCGACGENYGQDEFWICCDICEKWFHGKCVKITPARAEHIKQYKCPSCSNKRARV, encoded by the exons ATGGATGGAGGTGGTCAACACTACAATCCCCGGACTGTTGAAGAGGTTTTCAGGGATTTCAAGAGCCGGAGAGCTGGAATGATTAAGGCCCTTACTACTG ATGTTGAAGAATTTTACCAGCAGTGTGACCCTG AAAAGGAAAATTTATGCCTTTATGGGTTTCCCAATGAGCGGTGGGAAGTCAATTTACCTGCAGAAGAAGTACCCCCAGAGCTTCCGGAGCCTGCACTTGGTATCAACTTTGCCAGAGATGGGATGCAAGAGAAGGATTGGTTGTCTTTGGTTGCCGTCCACAGTGATGCATGGCTACTTGCTGTTGCATTTTACTTTGGCGCTCGATTTGGATTTGATAAAGCTGACAG AAAGAGActttttaatatgataaatgaTCTCCCAACGATATATGAAGCTGTGACGACGGGGGCATCTAAGAAACAGTCAAAGGAAAAATCAGCTGTGTCCAATCATGGCAACAACAAACCTAAGTCAAATCCTAAG CGAATCACTGAATCTGAAGTCAAGTTTCCAAAAGGACCGGAACCAAAAGACGATGATGAGGATGAGGAAGGCTTggaagaagaggaagatgaaCATGGGGATGCATTATGTGGAGCATGTGGAGAGAACTATGGACAGGATGAGTTCTGGATTTGCTGTGACATCTGCGAGAAGTGGTTCCATGGGAAGTGCGTCAAGATCACCCCAGCCAGGGCTGAGCATATCAAGCAGTACAAATGCCCCTCTTGCAGCAACAAAAGGGCTCGTGTTTGA
- the LOC108204326 gene encoding aminopeptidase M1 has translation MEQKYQQFRGQARLPKFAVPKSYDIQLKPDLAACKFSGTVQIAVDVVADTKFLVLNAAELDVDSSSVKFQLQGASKVLEAKEVELFEDDEIMVVEFGESLPVGVGVLCIAFNGTLNDKMKGFYRSKYEHNGEKKNMAVTQFEPADARKCFPCWDEPACKATFKITLEVPSELVALSNMPVVEEKVNGNLKIVKYQESPIMSTYLVAVVVGLFDYVEDHTPDGVKVRVYCQVGKAYQGEFALHVAVKTLGLYKEYFAVPYSLPKLDMIAIPDFAAGAMENYGLVTYRETALLFDEKHSAAANKQRVATVVAHELAHQWFGNLVTMEWWTHLWLNEGFATWVSYLATDSLFPEWQIWNQFLDESTEGLRLDGLAESHPIEVEVNHAGEIDEIFDAISYRKGASVIRMLQSYLGAETFQRALASYIKKYACSNAKTEDLWSVLEEESAEPVNMLMTSWTKQQGYPVVSANVKGQKLEFEQSRFLSSGSHGDGQWIVPVTLCCGSYGARQSILFKEKTKSIDINELLGSTSQGSLVQTGTGGDNKSCESASAWIKLNVDQSGFYRVKYDEELSARLRHAIEKKCLSVADRYGIVDDSFALCMACKQSLTSLLTLMGAFREELDYTVLSNLITISYKVARIAADGAPELINEIKQFLINLFQNSAERIGWDTKQGESHLDAMLRGELLTALAAFGHDETIGEATKRFHAFLNDRETPLLPPDIRRAAYTAVMQSVTKSNRSNFESLLKIYRETDLSQEKTRILGSLGACRDPEIILEVLNFLLSSEVRSQDIVFGLSVSREGREIAWSWMKENWDHISKTFGSGFLITRFVSACVSPFSSFEKAKEVEEFFASRTKPSMARTLKQSLERVHINAQWVESIQKEKHLADAVKELAYRKY, from the exons ATGGAGCAAAAGTATCAACAATTCAGAGGTCAAGCTAGGTTACCTAAATTCGCAGTTCCTAAAAGCTATGACATCCAGCTCAAGCCTGACCTAGCCGCCTGTAAATTCTCCGGCACGGTTCAGATCGCCGTCGATGTCGTCGCCGATACTAAATTTCTCGTTCTCAACGCTGCGGAGCTTGATGTTGACTCTAGTTCGGTTAAATTTCAATTGCAAGGCGCTTCCAAA GTGTTGGAAGCTAAGGAGGTGGAAttgtttgaagatgatgagATCATGGTGGTGGAGTTTGGCGAGAGTCTTCCAGTTGGAGTTGGAGTTTTGTGTATTGCCTTTAATGGAAcactgaatgataagatgaaggGATTTTACAGAAG CAAGTATGAACACAATGGGGAAAAGAAGAATATGGCAGTAACACAGTTTGAACCTGCTGATGCCCGAAAGTGCTTCCCGTGTTGGGATGAACCTGCTTGTAAG GCTACATTCAAAATTACTCTGGAAGTGCCATCGGAACTAGTAGCTCTTTCAAACATGCCAGTTGTTGAAGAGAAGGTGAATGGCAATCTGAAAATTGTTAAGTATCAGGAATCACCAATCATGTCTACCTATTTGGTGGCCGTAGTGGTTGGTTTGTTTGATTATGTTGAAGACCATACACCGGATG GGGTTAAAGTCCGCGTATACTGCCAAGTCGGGAAGGCATATCAAGGGGAATTTGCTTTACATGTTGCTGTTAAAACACTTGGCTTGTACAAAGA GTACTTTGCAGTACCATATTCACTACCCAAACTGGACATGATTGCCATTCCTGACTTTGCTGCCGGGGCTATGGAAAATTATGGTCTAGTTACATACAGAGAAACAGCTTTGCTTTTTGATGAAAAGCACTCTGCAGCTGCTAACAAGCAGAGG GTTGCAACTGTGGTAGCCCATGAGCTTGCGCACCAGTGGTTTGGCAATCTTGTGACAATGGAATGGTGGACGCACCTGTGGCTGAATGAAGGATTTGCAACATGG GTGAGCTATTTAGCAACTGATAGTTTGTTCCCAGAATGGCAAATTTGGAATCAGTTTCTTGATGAAAGCACTGAAGGTCTTCGCTTGGATGGTCTTGCAGAATCTCACCCTATTGAA GTTGAGGTTAATCATGCGGGGGAAATTGATGAGATATTTGATGCAATCAGTTACAGAAAGGGAGCATCTGTTATCCGGATGTTGCAGAGTTACCTGGGTGCTGAAACTTTTCAG AGGGCACTAGCttcatacataaaaaaatatgccTGCTCAAACGCGAAGACTGAAGACTTATGGTCGGTTCTTGAGGAGGAATCTGCTGAACCTGTAAATATGCTAATGACTTCATGGACCAAACAACAGGGCTATCCAGTTGTTTCTGCTAATGTCAAAGGCCAAAAACTGGAGTTTGAGCAG TCACGGTTCTTATCGAGTGGTTCACATGGGGATGGACAATGGATTGTTCCTGTAACACTATGTTGCGGCTCATATGGTGCCCGTCAAAGTATCTTGTTCAAGGAGAAAACTAAATCTATCGATATAAATGAATTATTGGGTTCCACTTCTCAAGGCAGTCTAGTGCAGACCGGAACTGGAGGGGATAATAAGAGCTGTGAATCAGCATCTGCTTGGATAAAGCTTAATGTGGACCAGTCAGGTTTCTATAGGGTGAAATACGATGAAGAATTGTCTGCCAGACTTAGACATGCAATAGAGAAGAAATGTTTGTCTGTGGCAGATCGATATG GCATTGTGGATGATTCTTTTGCTTTGTGTATGGCTTGCAAGCAGTCTTTGACATCACTGCTGACCTTGATGGGTGCTTTCAGAGAGGAATTAGATTACACTGTCTTGTCAAACTTGATAACG ATAAGTTATAAAGTTGCAAGAATTGCAGCTGATGGTGCTCCTGAACTGATAAATGAGATAAAACAGTTTCTCATCAACCTTTTTCAGAATTCTGCAGA GAGAATTGGCTGGGATACCAAGCAAGGAGAGAGCCATTTAGATGCGATGTTGAGAGGTGAACTGTTAACTGCCCTAGCTGCATTTGGACATGATGAGACTATAGGGGAGGCAACCAAGCGTTTTCATGCATTCTTGAATGATAGAGAAACACCGCTTCTACCTCCCGACATAAGAAGG GCAGCATATACTGCAGTTATGCAGAGCGTGACCAAATCAAatcgttcaaattttgaatctCTTCTTAAAATTTATAGGGAGACTGATCTGAGCCAGGAGAAGACACGTATATTAG GTTCTCTAGGAGCTTGTCGGGATCCTGAAATTATTCTAGAAGTTCTTAACTTTTTGTTATCATCAGAG GTTCGGAGTCAAGATATTGTTTTTGGACTTTCTGTTAGTCGGGAAGGACGTGAAATTGCTTGGAGTTGGATGAAG
- the LOC108197485 gene encoding uncharacterized protein LOC108197485 produces MSLGAAEDDSATEIHLPADIDWEMLDKSRFFFLGAALFSAVSGTLYPMVVLKTRQQVLLKDTSCFKLAAWVLKQEGFRGFYKGFGTSLMGTIPARALYMGALEVTKSSVGTATVNFGVSEGNAAAIANAAGGVSAAMAAQLVWTPIDVVSQRLMVQGGSNVNGSGGSAVRYSGGIDAFRKIVASDGLRGLYRGFGISTLTYAPSNAVWWASYSVAHRLIWGGVGSYCCKKDEGGFRPGSMAVVAVQGVSAAMASGVSALITMPLDTVKTRLQVLEGEGRPTIGQTVKKLVKEGGLGACYRGLGPRWASMSLSATTMITTYEFLKKMSTKNQEVFA; encoded by the coding sequence ATGAGTTTGGGGGCGGCTGAGGATGATTCAGCAACGGAGATTCATCTTCCAGCTGATATTGATTGGGAAATGCTCGATAAATCGAGGTTTTTCTTTCTCGGGGCAGCTCTTTTCTCAGCTGTATCTGGCACTTTGTATCCAATGGTTGTGTTGAAAACTAGGCAGCAAGTGTTGCTTAAAGATACTTCGTGTTTTAAGCTTGCGGCTTGGGTGCTCAAGCAGGAGGGGTTTAGGGGGTTTTATAAGGGCTTTGGGACGTCGTTGATGGGGACGATTCCTGCTAGGGCGCTTTATATGGGGGCACTTGAGGTTACCAAGAGTAGTGTGGGTACTGCTACTGTTAATTTCGGGGTTTCTGAGGGGAATGCTGCCGCGATTGCGAATGCTGCTGGGGGTGTCAGTGCTGCTATGGCGGCGCAGTTGGTTTGGACTCCGATTGATGTTGTTAGTCAGAGATTGATGGTGCAAGGTGGGAGTAATGTGAATGGTTCGGGTGGGAGTGCTGTGAGGTATAGTGGTGGGATTGATGCGTTTAGGAAGATTGTTGCCTCAGATGGGTTGAGAGGTCTTTATAGGGGGTTTGGGATTTCTACATTGACGTATGCTCCGTCCAATGCTGTATGGTGGGCGTCTTATTCTGTAGCGCATAGGTTGATTTGGGGAGGGGTTGGTTCATATTGTTGTAAGAAAGATGAAGGGGGTTTTAGGCCTGGTTCGATGGCTGTGGTGGCGGTACAAGGGGTTAGTGCTGCTATGGCTAGTGGGGTATCAGCCTTGATCACAATGCCGCTAGATACAGTAAAGACAAGACTGCAAGTGTTGGAAGGAGAGGGCCGGCCGACAATTGGACAGACCGTGAAGAAGCTGGTCAAGGAAGGCGGACTAGGTGCTTGTTATAGAGGTTTGGGGCCGAGGTGGGCTTCGATGTCTCTTTCCGCAACCACCATGATCACCACTTACGAGTTCCTAAAAAAAATGTCTACGAAGAATCAAGAAGTGTTTGCTTAA